In the genome of Deinococcus deserti VCD115, one region contains:
- a CDS encoding MFS transporter, which translates to MLWVRPLTMLRLLTLLMLCELVRTGFFVSALPVGGPALGLGTAAIGLLTSAHYLGDALSKGPSGLLTERWGLGRILLLGTLLGVVAIAGTRMLPHPVWGVLACAAWGVTYAAVWPGVMSASQALANPGRTARALAVSNLVVAPAILLGALGVGPLMKARADLGWTLLIAAQGAAVVLALSLLPLRLPRQAELAGNVWKGWSRVAALLPAAFVQTLAPGLLITILYPLLDQLNLSLQQLLGPGALALAIFGLSLWGAGRLADREHPRRALLPGLLLLAATFGLAALPDVQRHLWPLAVLLGAGYGAFVTGWNGLVARTLPEGNRAAAWGTVMAVEALGYAIGPVLGGAAWQAAGQAGVFGLGALAFLVALAYDLIRRERQVAQPT; encoded by the coding sequence ATGCTCTGGGTGCGGCCACTGACCATGCTGCGGCTTCTGACGCTGCTGATGCTGTGCGAACTGGTGCGCACTGGCTTTTTTGTGTCGGCGCTGCCGGTCGGCGGGCCTGCACTGGGGCTGGGCACCGCCGCCATCGGGCTGCTGACCAGCGCCCATTACCTGGGCGACGCCCTGAGCAAAGGCCCTTCTGGCCTGCTGACCGAACGCTGGGGACTGGGCCGGATCCTGCTGCTGGGCACACTGCTGGGAGTGGTGGCCATCGCAGGCACGCGGATGCTGCCGCACCCGGTCTGGGGCGTGCTGGCCTGCGCCGCCTGGGGCGTTACCTACGCCGCCGTGTGGCCCGGCGTGATGAGTGCCTCGCAGGCGCTGGCAAACCCTGGACGTACAGCACGGGCTCTGGCTGTCAGCAATCTGGTGGTGGCACCAGCCATTCTGCTTGGTGCCCTGGGCGTGGGCCCACTGATGAAGGCCCGTGCTGACCTGGGCTGGACCCTGCTGATCGCGGCTCAGGGAGCAGCGGTCGTGCTGGCCCTGAGTCTGCTGCCCCTACGCCTGCCCCGGCAGGCAGAGCTGGCCGGTAACGTATGGAAGGGCTGGAGCCGGGTTGCCGCGCTGCTCCCGGCGGCGTTCGTGCAGACGCTGGCCCCGGGGCTGCTCATAACCATCCTGTACCCGCTGCTTGACCAGCTGAATCTCAGCCTGCAGCAACTGCTGGGGCCGGGTGCCCTGGCGCTGGCCATTTTCGGGCTGAGCCTGTGGGGCGCCGGGCGGCTGGCAGACCGGGAGCATCCACGGCGGGCTCTGCTGCCGGGACTGCTGCTGCTGGCCGCCACTTTCGGGCTGGCGGCCCTGCCCGATGTGCAGCGCCACCTGTGGCCGCTGGCTGTACTGCTGGGTGCTGGGTATGGAGCCTTTGTGACCGGCTGGAACGGGCTGGTGGCCCGCACTCTCCCGGAGGGAAACCGCGCTGCTGCCTGGGGCACGGTCATGGCGGTCGAAGCACTGGGGTACGCCATCGGACCGGTGCTGGGCGGCGCTGCATGGCAGGCCGCCGGGCAGGCCGGGGTGTTCGGGCTGGGAGCGCTCGCCTTCCTGGTGGCCCTGGCCTATGACCTGATACGCCGGGAACGACAGGTAGCTCAGCCGACCTGA
- a CDS encoding CarD family transcriptional regulator yields the protein MKHTAFQIGDRVVLPPYGIGVVCGTCERPVAGQAHAYYQVEFPATASRAYVPVADPACTGIRRALNDQDLPDLLNQLCHGELELPRQWSARHRVVNDILAGGKPYELAALTCELRRWNMQRGLPDLDRQAFRRAIRLLEQEVSDLRNHLARQIEDFLQEVWNEQPHVQLPARPSVLAL from the coding sequence TTGAAGCATACGGCCTTTCAAATCGGAGACAGAGTCGTTCTTCCCCCTTACGGCATTGGTGTCGTGTGCGGCACCTGTGAGCGTCCTGTAGCGGGGCAGGCGCATGCCTACTATCAGGTCGAGTTTCCTGCAACCGCCAGCCGGGCCTACGTACCCGTAGCTGATCCAGCGTGCACTGGAATCCGGCGCGCCCTGAATGACCAGGACCTGCCTGACCTGTTGAACCAGCTTTGTCATGGAGAACTAGAGTTGCCCCGCCAATGGTCAGCGCGTCACCGGGTGGTCAACGATATTCTTGCAGGCGGAAAACCATATGAACTGGCTGCGCTGACCTGCGAACTGCGCCGGTGGAACATGCAACGTGGGCTGCCGGATCTGGACCGACAGGCGTTCCGGCGTGCCATTCGCCTTCTGGAGCAGGAAGTCAGCGACCTGCGCAACCACCTCGCGCGCCAGATAGAAGATTTTTTACAGGAAGTATGGAATGAGCAGCCTCACGTTCAGCTCCCAGCCCGACCCTCCGTTCTCGCGTTATAA
- the ispD gene encoding 2-C-methyl-D-erythritol 4-phosphate cytidylyltransferase, producing MSGPCLLAGRSAALVPAAGSGTRLGRGPKAFVEVAGQTLLARSVAALAPHVDEVLVALPVGTELPPGIPARAIVGGETRQESVRRLLHATAAERVLVHDAARPFLPEGVIHALLEAVLDTGAATAALPVADTLVRAGTGEQAGDTGCWGELVSRENLWGVQTPQAFLREVLLEAHAQARSQGHTATDDAGLVARLGGRVRLVPGDARLFKVTTPGDLALAEALARVWDGAGC from the coding sequence GTGAGCGGCCCGTGTCTGCTGGCTGGACGGAGCGCGGCCCTGGTTCCGGCCGCGGGGTCCGGTACGCGTCTGGGCCGGGGCCCCAAAGCCTTTGTGGAGGTGGCCGGGCAGACCCTGCTTGCGCGCAGTGTGGCGGCGCTGGCCCCCCACGTGGACGAGGTTCTGGTGGCGTTGCCGGTGGGCACCGAGCTTCCCCCGGGTATTCCGGCGCGGGCTATCGTGGGCGGTGAAACCCGGCAGGAGAGTGTCCGGCGCCTGCTGCATGCCACAGCAGCCGAGCGGGTCCTGGTTCACGACGCGGCGCGGCCCTTTCTGCCGGAGGGCGTGATTCACGCCCTGCTTGAAGCGGTCCTGGATACCGGAGCCGCGACCGCTGCCCTTCCGGTCGCCGACACCCTGGTGCGCGCGGGCACAGGCGAGCAGGCGGGAGATACCGGCTGCTGGGGTGAGCTGGTCAGCCGTGAGAATCTCTGGGGGGTGCAGACGCCTCAGGCGTTCCTGCGCGAGGTGCTGCTCGAAGCGCACGCGCAGGCCCGTTCGCAGGGCCATACCGCCACGGACGACGCCGGACTGGTCGCGCGGCTGGGCGGCCGGGTGCGGCTGGTGCCCGGAGACGCGCGGCTGTTCAAGGTCACCACCCCCGGGGACCTGGCGCTGGCAGAGGCGCTGGCCCGGGTATGGGACGGAGCCGGTTGCTGA
- a CDS encoding glycerol-3-phosphate acyltransferase → MPALVLAVLSYLLGSLVMGVLYSRARGTDIRERDLPGGSGTYRQYGLQAALLVAAGDILKGVAAALLARAIAPDASWVAALFVVLGHCYPVFFGLRGGGGIAPLGGALLVLAPLTLLGTLATALAVIPLYRALLQRRIKLNAVPVATVVAVPVGLMLSTRYGGLLDLLAGGGAMALRALHLLAASRRA, encoded by the coding sequence ATGCCCGCGCTGGTGCTTGCCGTTCTTTCCTACCTGCTGGGCTCCCTGGTTATGGGCGTGCTGTATTCACGCGCACGTGGCACCGATATCCGTGAGCGCGATCTGCCGGGTGGCAGCGGGACCTACCGGCAGTACGGTCTGCAGGCCGCGCTGCTGGTCGCGGCAGGAGACATTCTGAAAGGTGTGGCCGCCGCGCTGCTGGCGCGTGCCATCGCTCCGGACGCAAGCTGGGTGGCCGCGCTGTTCGTGGTACTGGGGCACTGCTATCCAGTCTTTTTCGGCCTCCGGGGCGGCGGTGGGATCGCGCCTCTGGGCGGAGCACTGCTGGTGCTGGCTCCCCTAACGCTACTGGGGACCCTGGCCACTGCGCTGGCAGTAATTCCGCTCTACCGTGCGCTGTTGCAGCGTCGGATTAAGCTCAATGCCGTGCCGGTAGCCACAGTGGTGGCGGTACCGGTGGGGCTGATGCTCTCTACCCGCTACGGTGGGCTGCTGGATCTGCTGGCCGGGGGAGGTGCCATGGCGCTGCGTGCCCTGCACCTGCTGGCGGCCTCCCGGAGAGCATGA
- a CDS encoding ABC transporter permease, protein MPLKSPRLPSAALWWPVLLCVSLLPGTLPALLRPLGLGELPATFEPALWQLTLTHLGLVLLATALVLLLGVPLAVLATRPDREALRHLTEALAGLGQTVPTFAILALAVPALGFGWKPTLLGLVVYGLMPVLGNGVAGLRQVDPGALDAARGMGMTAWQRLRRVELPLAWPVLLAGIRTSMVYNVGTATIGAALGAGGLGEPIINGLSEQNSALVIVGALLSALLALSLDAILGLLTRR, encoded by the coding sequence TTGCCCTTGAAGTCTCCGAGGCTGCCGAGTGCTGCGCTGTGGTGGCCCGTGCTGTTGTGCGTGTCCCTGCTCCCGGGAACGCTCCCAGCCCTTTTACGGCCTCTTGGTCTGGGAGAACTGCCCGCAACCTTCGAGCCGGCGCTGTGGCAACTCACCCTGACTCATCTGGGGCTGGTGCTGCTGGCTACTGCGCTGGTGCTGCTGCTTGGGGTGCCGCTGGCAGTCCTGGCCACGCGGCCTGACCGTGAAGCCCTGCGTCACCTGACTGAGGCCCTGGCTGGCCTGGGCCAGACCGTACCAACGTTCGCCATCCTGGCGCTCGCGGTACCGGCGCTGGGCTTTGGCTGGAAGCCGACTCTGCTGGGTCTGGTCGTCTACGGGTTAATGCCTGTCCTGGGCAACGGGGTGGCTGGACTGCGTCAGGTAGATCCGGGTGCGCTTGACGCTGCACGTGGCATGGGCATGACCGCATGGCAGAGGCTGCGCCGCGTGGAATTACCGCTGGCCTGGCCAGTGCTGCTGGCCGGTATACGGACCAGCATGGTGTACAACGTCGGCACGGCTACAATCGGCGCCGCTCTGGGCGCGGGTGGCCTGGGAGAACCGATTATCAACGGACTGTCGGAGCAGAATTCGGCGTTGGTGATTGTAGGAGCGCTGCTTTCAGCCCTGCTGGCTCTCAGTCTGGACGCTATCCTCGGCCTGCTGACGCGAAGATAG
- a CDS encoding HesA/MoeB/ThiF family protein: protein MSRDSLTRAELRRYSRQLLVPEWLDAGAQERVRAASVLLVGAGGLGGPVAAQLSGAGVGRLVIADGDTVALSNLHRQTLFAQEDVGRAKAQVAAARVQCINPHVTVHTAEAVNAGNIGPLVAEADLVIDATDNFETRYLIADVCTRAGQRWVWGAASGTSGMVSVFGPELGLRDVFPDAADALSCDEAGVLGPLPNVVGSMMALEALKVLGGVGEPLQGRLWTLDALSGRSRVLNLQATPQSLSFL, encoded by the coding sequence ATGAGCCGCGACTCTCTGACGCGCGCCGAGCTGCGCCGCTATTCACGTCAGCTGCTGGTGCCCGAGTGGCTGGACGCTGGAGCCCAGGAGCGGGTGCGCGCAGCCTCGGTGCTGCTGGTGGGAGCAGGCGGCCTGGGTGGACCCGTGGCTGCCCAGCTCTCGGGCGCGGGTGTGGGCCGGCTGGTGATAGCAGACGGAGACACCGTGGCACTCAGCAATCTGCACCGTCAGACGCTGTTTGCCCAGGAAGACGTGGGCCGGGCCAAGGCGCAGGTGGCAGCTGCGCGGGTGCAGTGCATCAACCCCCACGTGACTGTGCACACGGCAGAGGCCGTCAATGCAGGAAATATCGGCCCGCTGGTTGCAGAGGCTGACCTGGTGATCGACGCGACCGACAACTTCGAGACCCGCTATCTGATCGCAGACGTCTGTACCCGTGCTGGGCAGCGCTGGGTATGGGGTGCGGCCAGTGGCACCAGCGGCATGGTCAGCGTTTTCGGGCCAGAACTGGGCCTGCGTGACGTCTTTCCTGACGCTGCAGATGCACTGTCGTGCGACGAGGCTGGAGTTCTGGGGCCACTGCCGAATGTGGTAGGCAGCATGATGGCTCTGGAAGCCCTGAAAGTCCTGGGTGGCGTAGGAGAACCATTGCAGGGACGTCTGTGGACCCTGGACGCCCTGAGCGGACGCAGCCGGGTACTCAATCTGCAGGCCACCCCCCAATCTTTATCTTTCCTTTAA
- a CDS encoding glycine betaine ABC transporter substrate-binding protein, with product MSRILILSTLVALAGSAAAKPVVVGSKLDPEAQILGQMILLTLKNAGIEVTDRTSLGDTGVNRKAILAGEIDVYPEYTGNAVYLFPKAKITPKQAGNPGTIYGLARQLDSRNGITWLKPAQVNNTWVIAVPQSLAQSARLSSVADLARYLKAGGKFKIAGSPEFFNRPDTMPAFEAAYGFKLSSAQKLVLAGATPPQTQQAAAQGTSGVNAAMAYGTDGSLAALKMVALKDPKGAQAVYQPAVIIRTETLKANPQIATLLNRVFSTLNQNTMQGLNAQVALEGRSAQSVAQAYLKGKGLIK from the coding sequence ATGAGCCGCATTCTGATTCTCAGTACCCTCGTTGCCCTGGCAGGAAGCGCCGCTGCCAAACCTGTCGTGGTTGGCAGCAAGCTCGACCCCGAAGCACAGATCCTGGGTCAGATGATCCTGCTGACCCTCAAGAACGCCGGAATCGAAGTGACCGACCGCACCAGCCTGGGTGATACCGGAGTCAACCGCAAGGCCATCCTGGCCGGTGAAATCGACGTGTACCCCGAGTACACCGGCAATGCGGTCTATCTGTTTCCCAAGGCCAAGATCACACCCAAGCAGGCTGGTAACCCCGGCACCATCTACGGCCTGGCGCGCCAGCTGGACAGCCGCAATGGCATCACCTGGCTCAAACCCGCGCAGGTCAACAACACCTGGGTGATTGCCGTGCCGCAGTCACTGGCCCAGAGTGCCCGCCTGAGCAGCGTGGCCGATCTGGCACGCTATCTGAAAGCCGGTGGCAAGTTCAAGATTGCCGGCAGCCCAGAGTTCTTCAACCGCCCAGATACCATGCCAGCGTTCGAGGCCGCTTATGGCTTCAAGCTGAGCAGTGCCCAGAAGCTCGTGCTTGCAGGTGCCACGCCCCCCCAGACACAGCAGGCTGCCGCGCAGGGCACCAGCGGCGTGAACGCGGCGATGGCCTATGGAACGGACGGCAGCCTCGCAGCGCTCAAAATGGTTGCCCTGAAAGATCCAAAGGGAGCGCAGGCGGTGTATCAGCCCGCAGTCATCATCCGCACAGAAACCCTGAAAGCCAATCCGCAGATCGCCACACTGCTTAACCGGGTGTTTTCGACCCTGAATCAAAACACCATGCAGGGCCTCAACGCCCAGGTCGCCCTGGAAGGGCGCAGCGCCCAGAGCGTGGCACAGGCTTATCTGAAGGGCAAAGGCCTGATCAAGTGA
- a CDS encoding 4-(cytidine 5'-diphospho)-2-C-methyl-D-erythritol kinase: protein MQVFAPAKINLGLSVLGVRSDGYHDLHSLMVPLATGDELELEPASELSLRVLGADLPCDSRNLVYRAAHAYLDAAGMARGAAITLHKQLPLASGLGGGSSDAASTLRALHEMYPADVDLPGLALRLGADVPFFLLGSAAIAEGVGERLSPVQTGPLSLVLLNPGVEVSAREAYLWLDETGAFTSELDVQAIVQGLAAGSEEVPYFNALQPAVVARHPLIQVALDALRDAGLHAPLMSGSGSTCFALAQDAMHADRAAQVLAARYPDWWIQATSTQ, encoded by the coding sequence ATGCAGGTCTTTGCCCCGGCCAAGATCAACCTTGGGCTCAGTGTGCTGGGGGTGCGCAGCGACGGTTACCATGACCTGCACTCGCTGATGGTCCCGCTGGCCACCGGCGACGAACTGGAGCTTGAACCGGCCAGCGAACTGTCTCTGCGGGTCCTGGGCGCAGACCTGCCGTGCGACAGCCGCAACCTTGTCTACCGCGCTGCGCATGCCTATCTGGACGCCGCCGGCATGGCGCGTGGCGCCGCCATCACGCTGCATAAGCAGCTGCCGCTGGCCTCCGGGCTGGGGGGAGGAAGCAGCGACGCCGCCAGTACCCTGCGGGCGCTTCATGAAATGTACCCGGCTGATGTGGACCTCCCGGGTCTGGCTCTGAGGCTCGGTGCGGACGTCCCCTTTTTTCTATTGGGCAGTGCGGCCATCGCTGAGGGTGTGGGAGAACGCCTGAGCCCTGTGCAGACTGGACCCCTTTCACTAGTGCTGCTCAACCCTGGTGTGGAGGTCAGCGCCCGGGAAGCGTACCTCTGGCTGGACGAGACGGGGGCATTTACTTCTGAACTGGACGTGCAGGCCATTGTTCAGGGATTAGCCGCCGGCTCGGAGGAAGTGCCGTACTTCAACGCCTTACAGCCTGCGGTGGTCGCCCGTCATCCTCTGATTCAGGTCGCCCTGGATGCCCTGAGGGATGCTGGCCTGCACGCGCCTCTGATGAGCGGATCCGGCAGCACCTGTTTCGCCCTGGCGCAGGACGCCATGCACGCAGACCGGGCCGCGCAGGTCCTGGCGGCGCGGTATCCGGACTGGTGGATTCAGGCGACCTCCACCCAATAG
- a CDS encoding ABC transporter ATP-binding protein, which yields MIELEHLEKHYGAQAVVQDLSLVFPAGQVTALLGPSGCGKTTTLRMINRLIEPTAGMVRLGGQDTRELRPEVLRRGIGYVIQQIGLFPHLNVAQNVATVPELLGRSRQETARRVDELLDLVGLDPDTFRHKRPAQLSGGQAQRVGVARALAADPPVLLMDEPFGALDPLAREHLQQAFREIQRRLHKTVVLVTHDIDEALRLGDQIALMNAGRLEQFGTPDDLIYRPASSFVSAFLGEDAALRQLAGFRADDFMSPGEGIVGLPVVDASLDARSALGVMLREGSDRLTVLSEGRPAGVLHWSSLRRKP from the coding sequence ATGATCGAGCTTGAGCATCTGGAAAAACATTACGGCGCTCAGGCGGTGGTTCAGGATCTGAGCCTGGTCTTCCCTGCCGGTCAGGTCACGGCGTTGCTGGGGCCCTCGGGCTGTGGGAAGACCACCACCCTGCGCATGATCAACCGCCTGATTGAGCCTACCGCTGGAATGGTGCGGCTTGGCGGTCAGGACACGCGTGAACTGCGCCCGGAGGTGCTGCGCCGGGGCATCGGCTATGTCATTCAGCAGATCGGGCTGTTTCCCCACCTGAACGTGGCCCAGAACGTAGCCACCGTGCCGGAACTGCTTGGGCGTTCGCGTCAGGAGACAGCCCGCCGGGTGGACGAACTGCTTGACCTGGTCGGTCTGGATCCTGACACTTTCCGGCACAAGCGCCCAGCTCAGCTCTCGGGCGGGCAGGCACAGCGAGTCGGGGTGGCACGGGCCCTTGCTGCGGACCCACCGGTGCTGCTGATGGATGAACCTTTCGGCGCACTGGACCCACTGGCACGCGAGCATCTGCAGCAGGCCTTCCGTGAGATTCAACGCCGCCTTCACAAGACCGTGGTCCTGGTGACGCATGACATTGATGAAGCGTTGCGGCTGGGCGACCAGATCGCCCTGATGAACGCAGGACGCCTGGAACAATTCGGTACTCCGGATGATCTGATTTACCGCCCGGCCTCGTCCTTCGTGAGCGCATTTCTCGGAGAGGACGCGGCCCTGCGCCAACTTGCCGGATTCCGCGCCGATGACTTTATGTCTCCAGGAGAGGGCATAGTTGGCCTGCCTGTGGTGGACGCTTCCCTGGACGCCCGCAGCGCCCTGGGCGTGATGCTGCGGGAAGGCAGTGACCGCCTGACGGTGCTTTCAGAAGGGAGACCAGCAGGTGTGTTGCACTGGTCGAGCCTGCGCAGGAAACCGTGA
- a CDS encoding UbiX family flavin prenyltransferase has protein sequence MRLVVGISGGSGIPYAHGVLQVLKDLNVETHLVVSSGAKRVMTAEESGPQLPDLTALASQVHEDRDLAASVASGSYRTDGMLIIPCSAGTLAKVAHGLADNLLSRAAHVTLKERRPLVLVIREDPLPRPMLLNLLAVHDAGARVMTASPGFYHAPDTVAQLLHFVTARVLDQFGLDVPGFRRWKEPGSTPEAEQ, from the coding sequence ATGAGGCTGGTGGTGGGTATTTCGGGCGGCAGCGGGATTCCCTACGCGCATGGAGTTCTTCAGGTCCTGAAGGACCTGAATGTGGAGACGCATCTGGTCGTGAGCAGCGGAGCCAAGCGGGTCATGACAGCTGAAGAGTCCGGGCCGCAGCTGCCGGACCTGACGGCGCTGGCGTCGCAGGTTCACGAGGACCGGGACCTGGCCGCCAGCGTGGCCAGCGGGTCCTACCGCACCGACGGCATGTTGATCATTCCCTGCAGCGCCGGCACGCTGGCCAAAGTCGCGCATGGACTGGCCGACAACCTGCTGTCGCGCGCCGCGCATGTGACCCTCAAGGAGCGCCGCCCCCTGGTGCTGGTCATCCGCGAGGACCCGTTGCCCCGGCCCATGCTGCTCAACCTGCTGGCTGTCCATGATGCGGGTGCCAGGGTCATGACTGCCAGTCCAGGCTTCTATCACGCCCCGGACACCGTGGCTCAACTGCTGCACTTTGTCACTGCGCGCGTGCTGGATCAGTTCGGACTGGACGTGCCGGGGTTCCGCCGCTGGAAGGAACCCGGCAGCACCCCGGAGGCAGAGCAGTGA
- a CDS encoding ABC transporter permease has product MVLWLGALPLLSGALLPWVLLRPNRLAPGELLRLPLAITLVLLLLAVLPALLIRRSPELSASAAAGSIVAAFWLLGERTAGALTGQAEFARASAASGFWLYMVGALIAAFGAAQTGWVPRLWAWAWVPATALLVLSGQLSTWSVLVEARSEGPRWVQEFGQHLRLVGSALGLAVFLGVPLTLWAVRWERVAAGALGIANAVQTIPSLALLGLLIVPLAALSRAFPALREVGVAGIGVAPALTAMTLYALLPVLRNGIEALRGVPPGTVDAARGMGMTPAQTFWRVELPLALPVWLSGVRQAAVMLVGVAAVAALIGAGGLGTYIFKGLQSAATDLILLGAVPAALLAVLVDALLRAAERWLSGRLGRAGDE; this is encoded by the coding sequence GTGGTGCTCTGGCTGGGCGCCCTTCCCCTGCTGTCTGGTGCCCTGTTGCCGTGGGTCCTGCTGCGGCCCAATCGTCTGGCCCCTGGAGAACTGCTGCGCCTGCCCCTGGCCATCACGCTGGTGCTGCTGCTGCTGGCCGTGCTCCCGGCCCTGCTGATCCGCCGCTCTCCTGAACTGTCCGCCTCTGCCGCGGCTGGCAGTATAGTGGCGGCCTTCTGGCTGCTGGGCGAGCGCACGGCCGGGGCCCTGACCGGACAGGCCGAGTTCGCGCGGGCCAGCGCTGCCTCCGGGTTCTGGCTGTATATGGTGGGGGCGTTAATCGCCGCCTTCGGCGCGGCACAGACTGGCTGGGTACCCCGGCTGTGGGCCTGGGCCTGGGTGCCCGCAACTGCGCTCCTGGTACTGAGCGGTCAGCTGAGCACCTGGTCGGTCCTCGTGGAAGCCCGCAGCGAGGGTCCCCGCTGGGTGCAGGAATTCGGCCAGCATCTGCGGCTGGTGGGCTCAGCGCTGGGACTGGCAGTTTTCCTGGGCGTGCCACTGACACTCTGGGCGGTCCGCTGGGAACGGGTGGCCGCTGGCGCGCTGGGCATAGCAAACGCTGTTCAGACCATCCCCAGCCTCGCCCTCCTGGGTCTGCTGATTGTGCCGCTTGCTGCACTGTCACGCGCCTTTCCCGCTTTAAGGGAAGTGGGCGTTGCCGGTATTGGTGTCGCTCCGGCCCTCACGGCCATGACGCTTTACGCCCTGCTGCCGGTCCTCCGGAACGGCATTGAAGCGCTGCGTGGGGTGCCGCCCGGCACCGTGGACGCGGCCAGGGGCATGGGCATGACCCCAGCTCAGACGTTCTGGCGGGTCGAGCTGCCGCTGGCACTGCCTGTGTGGCTCAGTGGTGTGCGGCAGGCAGCGGTCATGCTGGTGGGTGTGGCAGCGGTCGCTGCGCTGATCGGGGCAGGCGGGCTGGGTACCTATATTTTCAAGGGGCTGCAAAGCGCAGCGACTGACCTGATTCTACTGGGCGCGGTCCCGGCAGCCCTGCTCGCAGTGCTGGTGGACGCTCTGCTGCGCGCCGCCGAAAGGTGGCTGAGCGGCAGGCTGGGTCGGGCGGGAGACGAATGA
- a CDS encoding HU family DNA-binding protein codes for MAKSTKPAAKKPAAATSRRAAAAGSKIAKTQLIEMVADRTSLNKKQAGDAVATMLECVVGALREGRNVGLPGLGTLSVAQTAARTGVRPGTSEKITIPAGKKIRFKVASTLKGNL; via the coding sequence ATGGCCAAGAGCACCAAGCCTGCCGCCAAGAAACCCGCCGCTGCTACGTCCCGCCGCGCCGCTGCCGCGGGCAGCAAGATTGCCAAGACCCAGCTGATCGAAATGGTCGCCGACCGCACCAGCCTGAACAAAAAGCAGGCCGGAGACGCGGTAGCCACCATGCTCGAATGCGTGGTAGGCGCCCTGCGGGAGGGCCGCAACGTCGGTCTGCCTGGTCTGGGAACCCTGAGCGTGGCCCAGACAGCGGCCCGCACTGGCGTACGCCCCGGCACTAGTGAGAAGATCACCATTCCTGCCGGAAAAAAGATCCGTTTCAAGGTAGCCAGTACCCTCAAAGGCAACCTGTAA